The Geitlerinema sp. PCC 9228 nucleotide sequence AGAGACAAACTTCTCGAAATTGGCCTGGGTTTGCTGGAGAAGTTCTTCTCGACTATCTGCGGCTTGCGTTAGCGTCGGTACGAGATTGCGAGCTTGTAGGGTCATGTGAAGCTGCAGATGAGCTACGTAATCTCGAATGTCTTCGCGGGTGTTTTGAGATTGGGAACTCAGCAAGGCGTGTTCTCCTTCCTTACAATAAAATTGCCAATTTGCCGAAATAATTGCTCGTGGATAGGTCGGTGTAGGGATCCCCCTAACTAGGACGCTATCCAGCTAGGTTGGTTATGTCTACTAGTTTGCAATGAAGATTGCGGCTTTGGGCCATATTTTTAAGAAACTTCATAAAATAATTTCAAACTATCTTTACGATAAAGGCTGGTTATCTAGCGATCGCGATCGCCTGCAAGGAATTGCAGCCATAACTTTTATACAGGAGGGATTTTTGTATGGGGGGTTCGCGATCCCCCATACCAGGGAAATCAAGAAGTTCTGAAAAATCATGATTTTTCAGAAATGGTATAAATACTTCAATATTTTTCGTTAAGACAAACGCTCCTATGAAGAAGTAAATACTCTATAACCATCTATATATGGCAAAGCTAGGTAACGTTTTATTTATGTATATATACGAGCGCCGAATGATACCTTGCCCCTTAGCGATCCAGAGATTAAAATTGTAAGTGATAACACTGAGACTATATACGAGATTTCCGATCGGATTTATAGAACGCCAGGGAATATTGGGATATTTCCAAATGGAAGTAACGTATAAACACGGAGACAATACCAGGATTCCTTGCAGCCTAACCGTATATATTTTCAGGATCGCGTACAAATGAAATGAGGAAATCATAGCCATGGTATCAGCAAGTTGTTCTCTTTCGATTCTGGCAGCACGCACCGATCTGCCATTTCTCATGCAGACAGTTCCTCATATTGTCAGAGGATGCAATTTTCAGTTTCGCGATCGCCTGTTAGCCGTAGACACAGCACCTTTGTCGGGAGATAAAGTCAACCGTCCCGGCATTGGCACCCTGGATGAATTGCATCAATGCTGCCACCAGTTAAAAGATGCGGGAGTGGTAGACCGAGTTGTGGATATTGACTACTCCGAAAGCTATCGCAAAAAAGTTTATCGCAAGCATTTTGGCTTTCCCATTCGCAACAGCCACAATCACAAAGGCTATCCTATCCTAGGGACCATCTTTTCCATTGAAAATCCCCAAACTGACTATCTCGTACACTTTGACAGCGACATGCTGCTGCACTCAGAACCTGACTATAGTTGGGTGGAAGCAGGAATCAAACTATTACAACAAAATCCAGATGTCATAGCCGTAAGACCCCTAACCGGACCCCCCACCTCTGACGGCAGCATCCACCAACGAGTAGCCTACGAATACGATCCGAATGGCTTTTATCGGTTTAAATTTTTCAGCAGCCGCGTTTATCTAATTGACTGCAAGCGATTCGAGAAATTGCTGCCACTGCCAGCCCTCTGGCGTTCTTATAACCAAAAAATCCTCAATCGACTGCCCAATGGTATAAAGACCATATTAAACTACTTGACCAACAAAGGGCAATTAGACTCTTGGGAAGTCATGGTTTCGCGACGCCTGGAGGAAACCCACTACGTACGAGCTACCATGGAATCCCCACAAGCTTGGACAATTCATCCCAAAGACCGCAATCCGGAATTTCTAGAAGCCTTACCCGATATAATTAAATATATAGAAGCAGGATGGTACCCCATGGCACAAGCCGGTTATTACGATTTGGACCTCAAATCTTGGTTGCCAATTCCCGCTGGTGCCGCGGAAGCAGAGCAAAAAGATAAAAATTGGAAACCCATCTGGCTTCGCACTCCTATCAAATACCAAGCTTACCCCAAAATTCAAACTGTCGAAACCGAACCCAAAAACTAGCGATCGCTTATTTTGCTGATTCTGCCATCATTTCCACCCAATCTTCGCCGAGGCGAATGGTAAAATCCGAATCCAACTCCCCTGTAGACATCACCGCAATCTCCCCAAATCCCAACAATTCCTGCAACGCCTTCGCTCCTTCCAAATATCCCTTTTGAACGATAATTTGAGTTTGAAACTGGCGGTCTTGCCAGGAGTCCAATACGTAAGTATCGGTAAATCCTTGAGATTGTAAGTAATCGACCATCTTTTGGGTTGCCTGGGGATGGTTCGTGGTATTTTGCACCGCAATTTGCAAACTAGCTGGGTCGCGGTTCGTTTGTAAGTAGCGTTGGCGTTGGCGGCTCAGTTGTGGCGGTTCTACCTGAAAATATTTTTGCACAATGCGATCGCGCGCCACTCGATCGGGCAGCCAGTAGCCACGCCGACCAAACTCTCCAGGTAGCATCACCATCCGAAAATCGCGACGATCCACATCCAAAGCAAACTTCACCAACGCCACCATTTCCTGCCACACCAAATCCGTATCCACATACTTCTGCATCACCCGCACCACCTGCGGCAAGCGAGGAATCATCGCCGGGTCGTTCAAACGTTTTCGCAATCCCAGCAACAACATTTGCTGCCGCTGTACGCGACCGATATCCCCCAAATTCCCCTGGCGAAAGCGAGCAAACTGTTCCGCCTTCTCGCCATCCAGCGTCTGCCATCCCGGCAGCAGCTCAATGGTTAGCTGTTGGGTTTTATCCTCATAGGTCATCTTTTGGGGAACGTACACCTCCACCCCTCCCAACAAATCCACCAACTCCCGCAAAGCACCCGTACTCACCCTCACGTAGCGATGGATGGGAACATCGTGTAGCAACTGCTGTACCGCCGCCACCATCATTTTCTCACCGCCAAAATAGTTCGCTTGATTTACCGTATCCACATCCGCATCTGGCAAACGGACTTTTGTATCCCGAGGAATCGAAAGCAAATTGATGGTTTGATTTGCTGGGTCAAAACGCACCAGCAACACCGTATCGCTGCGACCGCCAAAACGATTGGACCGGGAATCTTCTCCTGTAGCGGCTACCGGATCCACACCGACCACCAAAATATTCACCGGTTGGGAAAGTCGGTATTGCCAGCTAGATGGCAATAGGGGAGAAAGTTGGTCTGCAGGGGTGGCAAATGGGGAATTTGGCTGGAAAGAAGAAGAGACAAGCAACTCCGGCAGCCACAACCCCACCACAGCACCGCCAATGCCGCTGAGAACCGCAGTTAGCAAAAAAGCCATTCCCCAAAATAATTTCCCTCGCCACCGGGAAAAGGACGTGGAGGGATCTACCGATGCCTCTGTGGTTTTGCTTTCTACTGGCATAGAGAATAGATTCGTGCGATCGCGGCAAAATGTATAGATCTACCAGAATTTCTAGAAATCGAGTTATTTTGGGGTGGAAGTTAGCAAAAATTAAACCATCGTTTCCTATGCCATCTTTGATTCCCGTTATCCTCGCTGGTGGAAAAGGCGAACGTTTTTGGCCCGTCAGCCGCCAACACCGTCCCAAACAGTTTTTATCCCTCGACGGCAGCGGTACGAGTTTGCTGCAAGCCACTGCCAATCGCCTGTTGCCTTTGGCGGGTGGTTGGCAAAACTTGTGGGTGGTCACCTCGGAAATGGTGGCCGATGGCATTCGCGAACAGCTCCCCCACCTGCCGGATAGCAATATCTTGGTGGAACCCGACCGCCGGGATACTGCTGCTGCCGTAGCCTGGACGGCAGTGGAAATCGACCGCCGCTACGGGGGAAATACTGTGGTGGGATTTTTCCCGGCAGACCACTGGATTGATGATGTTGCTTCTTTTCAAGATACCTTACAAGCAGCCAGCCAACACGCTACCAACCAAAATGCGATCGCGACGTTAGGGGTCAAACCCAGCTATCCCGCCACTGGCTACGGCTACATCGAACAGGGAGAAGCCACAGAAACCGTTTCTGGATATCCTATCTATCGGGTCAATCGCTTTACGGAAAAACCCGACCGCCAACGGGCCACTGAATTGATCGAAACCGGTCGTTACAGTTGGAACAGCGGGATTTTTGTGTTTCGCGTGGAAGTCGTCCTACAACAGTTGCGAACCTACGTTCCCGATATTATCAACCCCCTGCTTCGAGAAGGAGTGGCCGCCTACTCGCAACTGCCAAAAACCAGCTTTGATTATGCCTTGATGGAGCAAACCCAACTGGCTACGGTTTTGCCGGTTTCCTTTGGTTGGGATGATTTGGGAGATTGGAATGCATTGGCACGCTTGCAGTCCGGTCAAGACAAGAATGTAGAACTGGCCCAGCATCGGGGATTGGATTCTCAAGGCAATATTTTCTTTGCGACCGACGAAAATGAGATTGTGGTTACTTTGGGGTTGGAAGATACGATTGTGGTTCGCGATGGCAACGTGACGTTGGTGGCGAGAAAAGACCGTTCCCAAGATCTTAAAAAATTGCTGCAGCAGCTACAGGAGGACCCCAACGATCGGGATTTGCTTTAGTTTCTAGCCATTGCCTATTAACGGCGTGGCAGCTTGCCGATAGGATAGACAAAGATACAAAGATACTTTGGAATTGATTTGGGATAAATGTATGTGGAGACGACTTGTTGCCATTTGCCTGTTGTTGGTTTCTTTCAGCGTAACTGCTTGTTCCACTTCCCCAACTGGCGAACTCAAAAGTTATGTGGATTCTCGTTCGGGATATGAGTTTCTCTATCCCAATGGTTGGATTCCGGTGGAGGTAAGTGGCAACGGACCCGATTTGGTGATGCGGGATTTAATCGAACGTTCGGAAAATTTAAGCGTGGTGATTGGGGATATTCCCGAGGGAGAAAGCTTGCAGGATTTGGGAACACCTACGGAAGTGGGACAAAATATTGCCAAGACTGCGATTTCCAATGCCACGGCCAACCGCCAAGCGGAGTTGGTAAGTGTGGGGTCGAAGGAGACGCCGGAACATACTTACTATTTGTTGGAGTATAAGGTGGATTTTAGCGATCGCGAATCCCGTCACAATTTGGCTAGCGTGGCGGTCAGTCGCGGCAAGCTATTTACGTTTAATATTTCTACTCCCGAGAGGCGTTGGAAAAAAATGCAGGATAAGTTCCAAGCGGTGGTCAATTCTTTTTCGGTATACTAAGTTAGAAACCTACACGGTTTCCATGGCTACACTGGCAAAGAACGAATGACTCTTCCTCAATTTGTGCTGGCTTCCGCATCGCCAGCGAGAAAGCGTTTGTTACAAACCATTGGCATCGACCCCATCGTTCGTCCCAGCGATTTTGATGAATCCACCATTTCCCAAGAACATCCAGACTTGTTGGTGGAACAATTGGCGAAATGCAAGGCGGAGAAAGTCGCTACAGATTTTGCCGATGCCATTGTTACTGGATGCGATTCGGTGTTGGTGATTCGCGGCGAAATTCAGGGAAAACCGGCGAATACAGAAGAAGCGATCGCTCGTTGGCAGCAAATGCGGGGGTCTACAGGATTTCTCTATACCGGTCATGCCACCGTCGATACCCGCCAGCAAAAAACCCTGGTCCGCCATCAGATTACTCAGGTAACCTTTGCCAACGTAAGCGATCGTCAAATCGAAGCATATGTCGCCACCGGCGAACCGTTAAAATGTGCCGGTAGTTTTGCTTTGGAAGGCAAAGGTGGGTTGTTTGTGGAGAAAATTGCCGGCTGCCATACCAACGTCATTGGGTTGAGTTTGCCGTTGCTGCGGGAGATGCTACAAGAACTTGGCTACGATCCCACCGATTACTGGCAATCTGCCTAAAAGCAATAGTCCGAAGGACCGGTGCGGTAGGCACCATCGCTATGGCTGGCAATCCACTCGGCTAAAATCGGATTGACCAACTCCGGTGCCTCATCCTGGGGACAGTGTCCCATCCCTTCCACAGGCACAAACCGTTCTACCGTATCAAACGTTGCCAATTCTCTTCCCATATCCACAGGTTCCCAAGGATCCGCCGTTCCCCAAATAACCATCGCCGGACAAGGCAATTTCGGCAGCAAATCCTCCGGCAACGGTCCTTGGGAATAGCGCGTAAAAGCCAAAAACACATCCGCCGCTTCTGGTTCCCTAGCCGGCTTCATAATTAAATCCACCAACTCATCGGTCACCGCTTCCGGTCTTTGATACGCCTGCAGCAAAATTTTGCGTACCGACTTGGGTTGAGCCACCTGTCGGTAAAACCATCTCCCAAACCAGCGTACTGACAGCAATTGTTGCAT carries:
- a CDS encoding LCP family protein translates to MPVESKTTEASVDPSTSFSRWRGKLFWGMAFLLTAVLSGIGGAVVGLWLPELLVSSSFQPNSPFATPADQLSPLLPSSWQYRLSQPVNILVVGVDPVAATGEDSRSNRFGGRSDTVLLVRFDPANQTINLLSIPRDTKVRLPDADVDTVNQANYFGGEKMMVAAVQQLLHDVPIHRYVRVSTGALRELVDLLGGVEVYVPQKMTYEDKTQQLTIELLPGWQTLDGEKAEQFARFRQGNLGDIGRVQRQQMLLLGLRKRLNDPAMIPRLPQVVRVMQKYVDTDLVWQEMVALVKFALDVDRRDFRMVMLPGEFGRRGYWLPDRVARDRIVQKYFQVEPPQLSRQRQRYLQTNRDPASLQIAVQNTTNHPQATQKMVDYLQSQGFTDTYVLDSWQDRQFQTQIIVQKGYLEGAKALQELLGFGEIAVMSTGELDSDFTIRLGEDWVEMMAESAK
- a CDS encoding sugar phosphate nucleotidyltransferase codes for the protein MPSLIPVILAGGKGERFWPVSRQHRPKQFLSLDGSGTSLLQATANRLLPLAGGWQNLWVVTSEMVADGIREQLPHLPDSNILVEPDRRDTAAAVAWTAVEIDRRYGGNTVVGFFPADHWIDDVASFQDTLQAASQHATNQNAIATLGVKPSYPATGYGYIEQGEATETVSGYPIYRVNRFTEKPDRQRATELIETGRYSWNSGIFVFRVEVVLQQLRTYVPDIINPLLREGVAAYSQLPKTSFDYALMEQTQLATVLPVSFGWDDLGDWNALARLQSGQDKNVELAQHRGLDSQGNIFFATDENEIVVTLGLEDTIVVRDGNVTLVARKDRSQDLKKLLQQLQEDPNDRDLL
- the psbP gene encoding photosystem II reaction center PsbP: MWRRLVAICLLLVSFSVTACSTSPTGELKSYVDSRSGYEFLYPNGWIPVEVSGNGPDLVMRDLIERSENLSVVIGDIPEGESLQDLGTPTEVGQNIAKTAISNATANRQAELVSVGSKETPEHTYYLLEYKVDFSDRESRHNLASVAVSRGKLFTFNISTPERRWKKMQDKFQAVVNSFSVY
- a CDS encoding nucleoside triphosphate pyrophosphatase, giving the protein MTLPQFVLASASPARKRLLQTIGIDPIVRPSDFDESTISQEHPDLLVEQLAKCKAEKVATDFADAIVTGCDSVLVIRGEIQGKPANTEEAIARWQQMRGSTGFLYTGHATVDTRQQKTLVRHQITQVTFANVSDRQIEAYVATGEPLKCAGSFALEGKGGLFVEKIAGCHTNVIGLSLPLLREMLQELGYDPTDYWQSA